A genomic window from Geotrypetes seraphini chromosome 18, aGeoSer1.1, whole genome shotgun sequence includes:
- the SPRY4 gene encoding LOW QUALITY PROTEIN: protein sprouty homolog 4 (The sequence of the model RefSeq protein was modified relative to this genomic sequence to represent the inferred CDS: deleted 1 base in 1 codon) has translation MEPRIPHNITVVPNSGMVQPLLDSRVPYGRLQHPLSILPIDQMKTIHVENDYIDNPALAQLTNQKAHRGHHEPAPAHRHRVQRCDHDVTHPWISFSGRPSSISSSSSTSSDQRLLDHMAPPPLADQSSPRAVRIQPKAINCKPLDMKGPVSQELDKHFLLCEACGKCKCKECTCPRTLPSCWVCNQECLCSAQNLVNYSTCMCLVKGVFYHCTNEDDEGSCADHPCSCSYSNCCARWSFMGALSLVLPCLLCYLPATGCVKLSQKCYDQLSRPGCRCKNTNSVICKAPDGKANRPGKPL, from the exons ATGGAGCCCCGAATCCCCCACAACATTACTGTCGTC CCAAACTCgggcatggtgcagcctctgctCGACAGCCGCGTCCCCTATGGACGGTTGCAACATCCACTCTCCATTCTGCCTATCGATCAAATGAAGACCATCCATGTCGAGAACGATTACATCGACAACCCCGCGCTCGCTCAGCTGACCAACCAGAAGGCTCACCGAGGGCATCACGAGCCCGCGCCAGCTCATCGGCACCGAGTGCAGAGGTGCGACCACGACGTCACGCACCCCTGGATATCTTTCAGCGGACGCCCGAGCtccattagcagcagcagcagcacctccTCGGATCAAAGGCTGCTGGACCACATGGCGCCCCCGCCGCTGGCCGATCAGTCCTCGCCGAGAGCGGTGAGGATACAGCCCAAAGCAATTAACTGCAAGCCGCTGGACATGAAGGGTCCGGTGTCTCAGGAGCTGGACAAGCACTTCTTGCTGTGCGAGGCGTGTGGTAAGTGTAAGTGCAAAGAGTGCACGTGTCCGAGGACTTTGCCCTCGTGCTGGGTGTGTAACCAGGAGTGCCTGTGTTCGGCTCAGAACCTGGTGAATTACTCCACCTGTATGTGCCTTGTGAAAGGGGTCTTCTACCACTGCACCAATGAAGACGACGAGGGATCCTGCGCGGACCACCCGTGCTCCTGCTCCTACTCGAACTGCTGCGCCCGCTGGTCCTTCATGGGCGCGCTGTCCCTGGTCTTGCCCTGCCTGCTCTGTTACCTTCCTGCCACGGGCTGCGTTAAACTCTCCCAAAAGTGTTACGACCAACTGAGCCGGCCAGGATGTCGATGTAAAAACACAAACAGTGTCATTTGCAAAGCGCCAGATGGCAAAGCAAATAGGCCGGGGAAGCCCTTGTGA